The proteins below are encoded in one region of Paenibacillus thermoaerophilus:
- the hemL gene encoding glutamate-1-semialdehyde 2,1-aminomutase, whose amino-acid sequence MATNSKRPIDRSAAAFEEAKTVIPGGVNSPVRAFKSVGLTPYFVERAEGAYVYDIDGNRYLDYVMSWGPLIMGHAHPEVVEAIKRTAELGTSFGAPTLIETEMAKLVAERVPSIEIVRMVNSGTEATMSALRLARGYTGRSKILKFEGCYHGHADSLLIKAGSGVATLGLPDSPGVPEGVASNTITVPYNDLEAVKLAFEKFGEQIAGVIVEPVAGNMGVVPPLPGFLEGLRELTTRYGSLLIFDEVMTGFRVGYHCAQGRFGITPDLTCLGKVIGGGLPVGAYGGKREIMEHMAPSGPIYQAGTLSGNPLAMAAGLTTLKLVGQPGVYERLEALGARLEAGFRGNAERKGLPMTINRVGSMVCPFFTGERVVNYETAKTSDLSKFNRYFAAMLDLGVSVAPSQFEGMFISAAHTEEDIDRTIEAHEQALKLL is encoded by the coding sequence ATGGCTACGAATTCGAAGCGGCCGATCGACCGATCGGCCGCCGCCTTTGAAGAAGCGAAAACGGTGATTCCCGGCGGAGTGAACAGCCCGGTGCGGGCGTTCAAGTCGGTCGGGCTGACGCCCTACTTCGTCGAGCGGGCGGAAGGCGCGTACGTCTACGATATCGACGGCAATCGCTACCTGGACTATGTGATGTCCTGGGGCCCGCTCATTATGGGACATGCCCATCCGGAGGTCGTCGAGGCGATCAAGCGCACGGCCGAGCTCGGCACCAGCTTCGGCGCCCCGACGCTGATCGAGACAGAGATGGCCAAGCTCGTCGCGGAGCGGGTGCCGTCCATCGAGATCGTCCGCATGGTGAACTCCGGCACGGAAGCGACGATGAGCGCTTTGCGGCTGGCCCGGGGATATACGGGACGCAGCAAAATTTTGAAGTTCGAGGGCTGCTATCACGGCCATGCCGACTCGCTGCTGATCAAGGCGGGTTCCGGCGTGGCGACGCTCGGCCTGCCGGACAGTCCCGGCGTGCCCGAGGGCGTCGCGTCCAATACGATTACGGTCCCGTATAACGATCTCGAAGCGGTCAAGCTCGCCTTCGAGAAATTCGGGGAGCAGATCGCGGGCGTCATCGTCGAGCCGGTAGCGGGCAACATGGGCGTCGTGCCGCCGCTTCCGGGCTTTCTGGAAGGGCTGCGCGAGCTGACGACGCGGTACGGCAGCCTGCTGATCTTCGACGAGGTGATGACCGGCTTCCGCGTCGGCTACCATTGCGCGCAGGGCCGCTTCGGCATTACGCCGGATTTGACGTGCCTCGGCAAAGTCATCGGCGGCGGCCTGCCGGTCGGCGCATACGGCGGCAAGCGGGAGATCATGGAGCATATGGCTCCGAGCGGACCGATCTACCAGGCCGGCACGCTGTCCGGGAACCCGCTCGCGATGGCGGCGGGATTGACAACGCTGAAGCTGGTCGGCCAGCCCGGCGTGTACGAGCGCCTGGAGGCTCTGGGCGCACGCCTCGAAGCGGGCTTCCGCGGCAATGCCGAGCGCAAGGGACTGCCGATGACGATCAACCGCGTCGGCTCCATGGTTTGCCCGTTTTTCACCGGCGAGCGCGTCGTGAACTACGAGACGGCCAAGACCAGCGATTTGTCCAAGTTCAACCGCTATTTCGCGGCGATGCTCGATCTCGGCGTATCGGTGGCGCCTTCCCAGTTCGAAGGCATGTTTATCTCCGCCGCGCACACCGAGGAGGATATCGACCGGACGATCGAAGCGCACGAACAAGCGCTGAAGCTGCTGTAA
- a CDS encoding ABC transporter ATP-binding protein translates to MNRLYTESLEIGYGDRTIVKDLSLSIPDGKITALVGANGSGKSTILKTMARILKSKSGNVYLDGKSIHRQSTKEVAKQLAILPQNPTAPDGLTVRELVGYGRFPHQKGFGTASKEDREMVEWAISVTGMSDFAERPVDQLSGGQRQRAWIAMALAQGTDILFLDEPTTFLDMAHQLEVLKLLELLNKEQNRTIVMVVHDLNHASRYAQHMVAIKQGTVISQGTPAEVMTQEVLREVFGIEADLVPDPRTGVPLCLPFELARESYALSGNQRQKRQQETETNREPVAAGL, encoded by the coding sequence ATGAATCGGTTGTACACGGAGAGCCTCGAGATCGGCTATGGGGATCGCACGATTGTGAAGGATCTCAGCTTGTCAATTCCCGATGGGAAGATTACCGCTCTCGTCGGGGCGAACGGTTCGGGAAAATCGACGATTCTCAAGACGATGGCGCGCATCCTGAAGTCCAAGAGCGGCAACGTCTACCTGGACGGCAAATCGATTCACCGGCAATCGACCAAGGAAGTCGCCAAGCAGTTGGCGATTCTTCCCCAGAACCCGACGGCTCCGGACGGGTTGACGGTGCGCGAGCTGGTCGGTTACGGACGGTTTCCCCATCAAAAAGGGTTCGGCACCGCCTCCAAGGAAGACCGCGAGATGGTCGAATGGGCGATCTCGGTAACCGGCATGTCGGATTTCGCCGAACGGCCGGTCGATCAACTGTCCGGCGGCCAGCGCCAGCGCGCCTGGATCGCGATGGCTCTCGCGCAAGGCACGGACATTTTGTTCCTGGACGAACCGACCACCTTCCTCGATATGGCGCATCAACTGGAAGTGCTCAAGCTGCTTGAGCTTCTCAACAAAGAGCAGAATCGGACCATCGTCATGGTCGTGCACGATCTCAACCACGCTTCGCGTTATGCCCAGCATATGGTCGCGATCAAGCAGGGCACGGTTATCAGCCAAGGGACGCCGGCCGAAGTCATGACGCAGGAAGTGCTCCGCGAGGTGTTCGGGATCGAGGCCGATCTCGTGCCGGACCCGCGCACGGGCGTGCCGCTGTGCCTGCCGTTCGAGCTGGCGCGCGAATCTTACGCGCTGAGCGGGAACCAGCGGCAGAAGCGCCAGCAGGAGACGGAAACGAATCGCGAACCGGTCGCGGCCGGTTTGTAA
- the hemH gene encoding ferrochelatase produces MSKETIGVLVMSYGTPESLEQIEPYYTHIRRGRKPSPEQLAELTARYEAIVGGVFPLRENTNRQVADLEATLNREHPEFSFKCYQGMKHAYPFVEDGVKAMAADGVKRAIGIVLAPHYSVMSVGSYVKRAQGSAEEAGVRLDCVESYHLNPKLIRALSERVTASLEAFGSGAKDDVRVLFTAHSLPERILQMNDPYVDQLMETSRAVAESADVKHWQFSWQSAGATNEPWLGPDLLDTMRMLAAEGVKRLLVCPVGFVSDHLEVLYDLDIEAAGLAAELGLEFARTASLNTDPLYMQALSDEVYAKLTMG; encoded by the coding sequence ATGAGCAAGGAAACGATAGGCGTATTGGTGATGTCTTACGGCACGCCGGAGAGCCTGGAGCAGATCGAACCGTATTATACGCACATCCGCCGGGGCCGCAAGCCTTCTCCGGAACAACTGGCGGAGCTGACCGCCCGCTACGAGGCGATCGTCGGCGGCGTATTCCCGCTCCGGGAGAATACGAACCGGCAGGTGGCCGACCTGGAGGCGACGCTGAACAGGGAGCATCCGGAATTTTCTTTTAAATGTTATCAGGGCATGAAGCACGCCTACCCATTTGTCGAGGACGGCGTCAAGGCGATGGCCGCCGACGGCGTGAAGCGGGCGATCGGCATCGTGCTGGCCCCGCATTACTCCGTCATGAGCGTAGGGAGCTACGTCAAGCGGGCGCAAGGCTCGGCGGAAGAAGCGGGCGTTCGGCTCGACTGCGTGGAGAGCTACCATCTGAATCCGAAGTTGATTCGGGCGCTGTCGGAACGCGTGACCGCTTCGCTGGAAGCGTTCGGTTCGGGGGCGAAGGATGACGTGCGGGTTTTGTTTACGGCGCACAGCTTGCCGGAACGGATTCTGCAGATGAACGATCCGTACGTGGATCAACTGATGGAGACCTCGCGGGCGGTAGCCGAATCGGCGGACGTCAAGCATTGGCAGTTTAGCTGGCAGAGCGCGGGAGCGACCAACGAGCCTTGGCTGGGGCCGGACCTGCTGGACACGATGCGCATGCTGGCGGCGGAAGGCGTCAAGCGGCTGTTGGTATGCCCGGTCGGCTTCGTCTCGGATCATCTGGAGGTGCTGTACGATCTGGATATCGAGGCGGCCGGACTTGCCGCCGAGCTTGGGCTTGAGTTCGCGAGAACCGCTTCGCTCAATACGGACCCGTTGTATATGCAAGCGTTAAGCGACGAAGTGTACGCAAAGCTGACGATGGGGTGA
- a CDS encoding phosphodiester glycosidase family protein, protein MSKTSAIWSALLRHMAGWSIWKKTAFAFAALVFGTSTFMYFTSPGYAARMWIAETVITTQHREWAWIVVGAKKRDEMVLKKNEEIERSGLERQDLSLIHHNRSLRSADELVKVEDISGKYWKGKKMYVYDPTAIRVMVPNKPGEGERISSMVERTGAVAGINGGGFVDPDGLGNGFAPIGLIMSGFEAIYTDAAPDTPQFIVGFTAEGTLVVGKYSLNELKSMNVKEAVSFLAPRIIANGKGQIVGDGGWGRAPRTAIGQRADGTVIMVVIDGRQTHSIGATLREVQDLLLAEGAINAGFLDGGASSVLVTRFGDKAVVENSPSSRYGERRLPSGFLVFADPDSVQATRVWDGIDRIDPGGAHDHPDYQRELQEKKKKASASPKPSATPAPKPSSSPSAVTAKPSATAPAGGGSASPGAGADGQPTGGTVSPAAAASEKPGTPAPAGETNLLTTPSAAR, encoded by the coding sequence TTGAGTAAGACATCGGCGATATGGTCGGCGCTCCTCCGGCATATGGCCGGTTGGAGCATATGGAAGAAAACCGCTTTTGCGTTTGCGGCTCTTGTATTCGGCACGTCCACTTTTATGTATTTTACCTCACCGGGCTACGCCGCGCGAATGTGGATCGCGGAGACGGTCATCACGACGCAGCACCGGGAATGGGCCTGGATCGTCGTAGGCGCCAAAAAACGGGATGAGATGGTGCTCAAGAAAAACGAGGAGATCGAACGTTCCGGCCTCGAACGGCAGGACCTGAGCCTCATCCATCACAACCGGTCTTTGCGCAGCGCGGACGAGCTGGTCAAGGTCGAGGACATCTCGGGCAAGTATTGGAAAGGGAAAAAGATGTACGTCTACGATCCGACCGCGATCCGGGTCATGGTTCCGAACAAGCCCGGGGAAGGCGAGCGGATCAGCTCGATGGTCGAGCGCACCGGGGCGGTCGCCGGCATCAACGGCGGCGGCTTCGTCGATCCGGACGGGCTCGGCAACGGGTTCGCCCCGATCGGGCTGATCATGTCCGGCTTCGAAGCCATCTACACGGACGCGGCTCCGGACACGCCCCAGTTTATTGTCGGCTTCACGGCCGAAGGGACGCTGGTTGTCGGCAAGTACAGCCTGAACGAGCTGAAGAGCATGAATGTGAAGGAAGCCGTATCCTTCCTGGCTCCCCGCATCATCGCCAACGGCAAAGGGCAGATCGTCGGCGACGGCGGCTGGGGACGCGCTCCCCGCACGGCGATCGGCCAAAGGGCCGACGGCACCGTCATCATGGTCGTCATCGACGGCCGGCAGACGCACAGCATCGGGGCGACCTTGCGCGAAGTGCAGGATCTGCTGCTGGCCGAAGGCGCGATTAACGCCGGCTTCCTGGACGGAGGCGCCTCCTCTGTGCTCGTGACTCGGTTCGGCGACAAGGCCGTCGTCGAGAACAGCCCGTCCAGCCGGTACGGCGAGCGGAGGCTGCCTTCCGGCTTCCTCGTATTTGCCGATCCCGATTCAGTCCAGGCGACCCGCGTATGGGACGGCATCGACAGAATCGATCCCGGCGGCGCCCACGACCACCCCGATTACCAGCGGGAGCTGCAGGAGAAGAAGAAAAAAGCTTCGGCTTCGCCGAAGCCGTCCGCGACGCCTGCGCCGAAGCCCTCCTCCTCGCCGTCGGCCGTCACCGCCAAGCCGTCGGCGACCGCTCCGGCCGGCGGCGGATCGGCCTCGCCGGGAGCCGGCGCGGACGGACAGCCGACCGGAGGAACGGTTTCGCCCGCGGCGGCCGCCAGCGAGAAGCCCGGCACCCCTGCTCCTGCCGGGGAGACAAACCTGTTGACAACCCCGTCAGCGGCCCGGTGA
- a CDS encoding MarR family winged helix-turn-helix transcriptional regulator, with the protein MEHNENNALQLLVVLSRAYQWVAAHVQRDVRGYGLGVTEFGVLELLYHKGKQPLQQIGTKILMSSGNITYVVDKLVSRGWVRRIPCEEDRRVSYAEITDEGRAFLEEVFPRHRAAMEEVLSGLTQEEREQAIGLLKKLGKFAQDRFGK; encoded by the coding sequence TTGGAACATAATGAAAACAATGCCTTGCAGTTGTTGGTTGTTCTATCCCGCGCGTACCAATGGGTTGCCGCCCACGTGCAGCGTGACGTCCGCGGATACGGCCTGGGCGTCACGGAATTCGGCGTTCTGGAGCTGCTGTATCACAAGGGCAAGCAGCCGCTGCAGCAGATCGGCACGAAAATCTTGATGTCCAGCGGCAATATTACGTATGTCGTCGATAAACTGGTCTCGCGCGGGTGGGTGCGGCGCATTCCGTGCGAGGAGGACCGCCGCGTCAGCTATGCCGAAATTACCGACGAAGGCCGGGCGTTTCTGGAGGAGGTATTTCCGCGGCACCGGGCCGCGATGGAGGAAGTGCTCTCCGGCTTGACGCAGGAGGAGCGCGAGCAGGCGATCGGGCTGTTGAAAAAGCTGGGCAAATTCGCCCAGGACCGCTTCGGCAAATAA
- a CDS encoding RluA family pseudouridine synthase has protein sequence MKRKWKRKGRWLEFEYEGEAGTVPESPPLDMSPKLWRALLRQGGVSVSRGRLSLLLYDDEAPQFEPSWTMPEILYEDDLCLVANKPPGIPVHPAYPEQTDTLANRMAGYLIAAGEPTRVRHIHRLDEQTSGPVLYAKNDWAQSWWDARLRDKEVDRRYVAVVAGVPRPPQGTWDAPIGRDRHRPERRRVSPGGDPALTRYRVLERYPASGASLIELKLETGRTHQIRVHASHAGHPILGDVLYGGSADLIRRQALHGISLVFPHPFEGEIAVEAPIPDDIGRLLQVLRGREARR, from the coding sequence TTGAAGCGAAAATGGAAACGCAAGGGCAGATGGCTGGAATTCGAATACGAGGGAGAGGCGGGAACCGTTCCGGAATCGCCGCCGCTCGACATGTCCCCGAAGCTGTGGCGCGCGCTGCTGAGGCAAGGAGGGGTGTCCGTCTCGAGGGGACGCCTGTCGCTCCTGCTGTATGACGACGAGGCGCCGCAATTCGAGCCGAGCTGGACCATGCCGGAAATTTTGTACGAAGACGATCTGTGCCTCGTCGCGAACAAGCCGCCCGGCATTCCGGTGCATCCCGCCTATCCGGAGCAGACCGATACGCTGGCCAACCGGATGGCCGGTTATTTGATCGCGGCGGGGGAACCGACCCGCGTCCGGCATATCCACCGTCTTGACGAGCAGACGTCGGGACCGGTGCTGTACGCCAAAAACGACTGGGCGCAAAGCTGGTGGGACGCCCGGCTGCGCGACAAGGAGGTGGACCGCCGCTATGTCGCGGTGGTGGCGGGCGTGCCCCGTCCGCCCCAGGGAACCTGGGACGCGCCGATCGGCCGCGACCGGCATCGGCCCGAACGCCGCCGCGTATCGCCCGGCGGCGATCCCGCCTTGACGCGGTACCGGGTGCTTGAGCGCTACCCGGCCTCCGGCGCGAGCCTGATCGAGCTGAAGCTGGAGACGGGCCGTACGCATCAGATCCGGGTTCACGCCAGCCACGCGGGCCATCCGATCCTCGGGGACGTGTTGTACGGCGGAAGCGCCGACCTGATCCGCAGGCAGGCGCTGCATGGCATTTCCCTCGTCTTTCCGCATCCGTTCGAAGGCGAGATCGCGGTCGAAGCGCCGATTCCCGACGATATCGGCCGCCTCCTGCAAGTTTTGCGCGGGCGCGAGGCGCGGCGTTGA
- a CDS encoding pirin family protein: MQAALYTREQQGTGQFDGGKITERKPVGFPGEKSAVLRVGPLFYWSWAFAKEEGYIPPHPHQGFEIVTYVVSGRTAHGDSLGTRSEVGAGGAQVMQTGSGVYHEERFIGPDMEAFQIWFEPNLRETLLHKPTYRQYEPEEFPVRRERGYALKSVIGGEAPIRLVSDVRMFDLTLEPGETYEFALPAGRSLAALAIRGGGQWTWEAAEGTAAGMKPFGETDFMVLQGSSLREERAAVTASGQAPSRLILIEAPTHVNYPLLAKH, encoded by the coding sequence ATGCAGGCAGCGTTGTACACGCGCGAACAGCAGGGCACGGGGCAATTCGACGGAGGCAAGATCACGGAGCGGAAGCCGGTCGGATTCCCCGGCGAAAAATCAGCGGTCCTGAGGGTCGGCCCCCTGTTCTACTGGTCGTGGGCGTTCGCAAAGGAGGAAGGATACATTCCGCCTCACCCGCATCAGGGCTTCGAGATCGTCACCTACGTCGTCAGCGGCCGTACGGCCCACGGCGATTCCCTGGGCACGCGAAGCGAAGTCGGCGCCGGGGGCGCGCAGGTGATGCAGACGGGGTCCGGCGTCTATCACGAGGAGCGGTTTATCGGCCCGGACATGGAAGCTTTTCAGATCTGGTTCGAGCCGAATTTGCGGGAGACGCTGCTGCATAAGCCGACCTACCGGCAATACGAGCCGGAGGAGTTTCCCGTCCGGCGGGAGCGGGGGTATGCGCTGAAATCGGTGATCGGCGGCGAGGCCCCCATTCGGCTGGTGTCCGATGTCCGGATGTTCGATCTGACGTTGGAGCCGGGAGAGACGTACGAGTTCGCGCTGCCCGCCGGGCGGAGCCTGGCGGCGCTGGCGATTCGCGGCGGAGGCCAATGGACATGGGAGGCGGCCGAGGGAACGGCGGCAGGCATGAAGCCGTTCGGCGAGACGGATTTTATGGTGCTCCAGGGCTCCTCGCTCCGCGAGGAACGAGCGGCCGTCACTGCTTCCGGGCAAGCGCCGTCGAGATTGATTTTGATCGAGGCGCCCACGCACGTGAATTACCCGCTGCTGGCCAAGCATTGA
- a CDS encoding LysM peptidoglycan-binding domain-containing protein, with translation MSEQPSGLRFDIYERVHLDEDISGIHELEEIELSPDIQVEVKDDQAVVQGKLVLSGRYYSQREARSAVPLAHEIPVEITLPLSRVPSLESISVEIENFDVDLVTNRSLNVTGILSLSGIELTDSRPQETWQEEEVLFIHQPDPPQTFPLQPGPPSFQPDSSFSPYDVQRGESQPAPITPYQPVDPFAPFDASSRPPQPVNPVWWSPPPPFPPYGEAREPEAQPLPYDPQHANISGLVWPSEEPQPANISGLVWPSEEPQHANAGNLSWTAEETQPEEVRGEDEAEPDWELSREEADVSLAQELPEEPDAAEEPELSDSEPEPAPEPASAPASAPAREEPKVYLHQLPEKPKTEPAAADPAPSREPAPFREREIPAAAEPAAEAEPEVPVKHAIPGSRELKALLARAPSADERAVPQPAQPPVGSVEWKKLFLSGREEPHRFRKLRLCIVQKEDTLDSIASKYQLKPQELSLFNRLSSSHVEEGQILYIP, from the coding sequence GTGAGCGAACAGCCTTCAGGATTGCGGTTCGACATTTACGAACGCGTCCACTTGGACGAAGATATTTCCGGGATCCACGAGCTCGAGGAAATCGAACTCTCGCCCGACATCCAGGTCGAAGTGAAGGACGATCAGGCCGTCGTCCAGGGCAAACTGGTATTGTCCGGCCGGTATTACTCGCAGCGGGAAGCCCGATCCGCCGTGCCGCTGGCGCATGAGATTCCGGTCGAGATTACGCTGCCGTTAAGCCGGGTTCCCTCGCTCGAATCGATCAGCGTCGAGATCGAAAATTTCGACGTCGATCTGGTCACGAATCGAAGCCTGAACGTAACCGGCATCTTGTCCTTGAGCGGAATCGAGCTGACCGATTCGAGACCGCAGGAAACCTGGCAAGAAGAGGAAGTATTGTTCATTCACCAGCCCGATCCGCCGCAGACGTTCCCGCTGCAGCCGGGCCCGCCGTCTTTCCAGCCCGACTCCTCGTTTTCGCCTTACGACGTGCAGCGGGGAGAATCGCAGCCCGCGCCGATCACGCCCTACCAACCGGTCGATCCGTTTGCTCCGTTTGACGCTTCCTCCAGGCCTCCGCAGCCCGTCAATCCGGTCTGGTGGAGTCCGCCTCCGCCTTTTCCGCCGTATGGCGAGGCGCGTGAACCGGAGGCCCAGCCGCTGCCGTACGATCCGCAGCACGCGAACATTAGCGGTTTGGTCTGGCCGTCCGAGGAGCCGCAACCGGCGAACATTAGCGGTTTGGTCTGGCCGTCCGAGGAGCCGCAGCACGCGAACGCCGGCAACTTGAGCTGGACCGCCGAAGAGACCCAGCCGGAAGAGGTTAGGGGCGAAGACGAGGCGGAGCCCGATTGGGAGCTGTCCAGGGAGGAAGCGGACGTCTCGCTCGCGCAGGAGCTTCCCGAGGAGCCGGATGCCGCGGAGGAGCCGGAGCTGTCCGATTCCGAGCCCGAGCCCGCACCCGAACCCGCGTCCGCACCGGCCTCCGCTCCCGCCAGAGAAGAGCCGAAGGTTTATCTTCACCAGCTCCCGGAGAAGCCCAAAACGGAACCCGCCGCCGCCGATCCGGCGCCGAGCCGGGAGCCGGCCCCGTTCCGGGAACGCGAAATCCCGGCGGCTGCGGAACCGGCAGCGGAAGCCGAACCGGAAGTTCCCGTGAAACACGCGATTCCGGGCAGCCGGGAGTTAAAAGCGCTGCTGGCGCGGGCGCCTTCGGCCGACGAGAGAGCCGTACCGCAGCCGGCGCAACCCCCGGTCGGATCGGTCGAATGGAAAAAACTGTTCCTGTCCGGCCGGGAGGAACCGCATCGGTTCCGCAAGCTCCGCCTGTGCATCGTTCAGAAGGAAGACACGCTCGATTCGATCGCCAGTAAATACCAGTTGAAGCCGCAGGAATTGTCGCTGTTCAACCGACTGTCGAGCTCACACGTGGAGGAAGGGCAAATTTTATATATTCCGTGA
- the hemG gene encoding protoporphyrinogen oxidase encodes MTRGNGTGVLRAVVVGGGLTGLSGAYYLKKECERLGVPLRLTVVDAARSPGGKIDTLRKDGFVIERGPDSFLARKLPMWELAKNLGLEDELTGTNPEAKKTYILKGGQLHPMPPGLVLGIPTDWASFLKSGLVSEAGKLTASLDFVTPARPSAAEPGRPEADDESLGDFLTRRLGREVLEHIAEPLLAGIYAGDTFELSLQSTFPQFRQAELEHGSLIRGMAASLRAQAAPSPLPERLRGTMFLTFRRGLGSLVEALERELAGSLTTGVRVDAIGKARAEGDDKFTYALRLSNGETLEADAVLLAVPNGEIASLLSPHDSRVGELGRTPYVSVANVILGLKAEDAPRQLDGSGFVVSRAEGRFITAATWTSAKWLHTAPRDKLLIRSYVGRAGREEWQQMDDEEIVRRVRSDLREVMGLTAEPEFAYVTRLPQSMPQYRVGHLGLLRDVRESMARTLPGVWIAGAGLEGVGLPDCIRQGRDAAAQMAKRAAEALLASQ; translated from the coding sequence ATGACTCGGGGAAATGGGACTGGCGTTCTGCGGGCCGTCGTGGTCGGCGGGGGTCTGACAGGTTTGAGCGGCGCTTATTATCTGAAAAAAGAATGCGAGCGGCTGGGCGTGCCGCTGCGGCTGACGGTTGTTGACGCGGCCCGCTCGCCCGGCGGCAAAATCGATACGCTGCGCAAGGACGGCTTCGTCATTGAACGCGGACCCGATTCATTCCTGGCCCGCAAGCTGCCGATGTGGGAGCTGGCGAAAAACCTCGGGCTGGAGGACGAGCTGACCGGCACGAACCCGGAGGCGAAAAAAACGTACATCCTCAAGGGCGGGCAGCTCCACCCGATGCCCCCGGGACTCGTGCTCGGCATTCCGACGGACTGGGCGTCGTTCCTGAAAAGCGGACTCGTGTCCGAGGCGGGCAAGCTGACGGCGTCGCTGGACTTCGTTACGCCGGCCCGTCCGTCCGCTGCCGAGCCCGGCCGGCCGGAGGCGGACGACGAATCGCTCGGCGACTTCCTCACGCGCCGGCTCGGCCGCGAAGTGCTCGAGCATATCGCGGAGCCGCTGCTGGCCGGGATCTACGCGGGAGATACGTTCGAGCTGAGCCTGCAGTCGACGTTTCCCCAGTTCCGGCAGGCGGAGCTGGAGCACGGCAGTCTCATCCGGGGCATGGCGGCTTCCCTGCGGGCGCAGGCGGCCCCGTCGCCGCTGCCCGAACGGCTGCGCGGCACAATGTTCCTGACGTTCCGCCGCGGCCTGGGCTCGCTGGTCGAAGCGCTGGAGCGCGAATTGGCGGGCAGTCTGACGACGGGCGTTCGCGTGGACGCGATCGGCAAGGCGCGGGCCGAAGGGGACGACAAGTTCACTTACGCGCTGCGCCTAAGCAACGGCGAGACGCTGGAGGCGGACGCCGTGCTGCTGGCCGTGCCGAACGGGGAGATCGCTTCGCTACTTTCGCCGCACGATTCGCGGGTCGGCGAACTGGGCCGGACGCCGTACGTCTCCGTGGCAAACGTCATTCTCGGCCTGAAGGCGGAAGACGCCCCCCGGCAGTTGGACGGGTCGGGGTTCGTCGTATCGCGGGCCGAAGGACGCTTCATCACGGCGGCGACCTGGACCTCGGCGAAGTGGCTGCATACGGCGCCGCGCGACAAGCTGCTGATCCGCTCCTATGTCGGCCGTGCGGGGCGCGAGGAATGGCAGCAGATGGACGACGAAGAGATCGTCCGCCGGGTGCGGAGCGACTTGCGCGAGGTGATGGGCCTGACGGCGGAGCCGGAGTTCGCATACGTGACGCGGCTGCCGCAGTCGATGCCGCAGTACCGCGTCGGCCATCTGGGATTGCTGCGCGACGTGCGGGAATCGATGGCTCGCACGCTGCCCGGCGTCTGGATCGCGGGAGCGGGCCTGGAGGGCGTCGGTCTGCCCGACTGCATCCGCCAGGGACGGGATGCGGCGGCGCAGATGGCCAAGCGGGCCGCGGAGGCGCTTCTTGCGTCTCAATAA